The proteins below are encoded in one region of Campylobacter rectus:
- a CDS encoding beta-ketoacyl-ACP synthase III, with amino-acid sequence MPKASLISIAAYAPPKILTNFDLEKTVETSDEWIVKRTGISQRRIAQDEDTSELGTKAAKIALERANLTAKDIDAVICATISPDHLCMPSTACKIAKNLGIDAVTAFDISAACTGFIYLLELAKSLVESGGKKNVLIIGAEKLSKIVDWTDRATCILFGDGAGAAVVSGRESNEIIDVHTAADGNYANLLITPGGDERFIKMSGNEVFKIAVQTLTKDVVNILDKNRISSDKVDLFIPHQANLRIIEAVKQRLNFTNEQCVVTVGKYGNTSSASIPMAMNEAYEAGRLKKGDLILLDAFGGGFTWGSALLKFGGENYGK; translated from the coding sequence ATGCCCAAAGCCTCGCTCATCTCCATAGCCGCATACGCTCCGCCCAAAATTTTAACGAATTTCGACCTTGAAAAAACCGTAGAAACCAGCGATGAGTGGATAGTTAAGCGCACAGGCATCAGCCAAAGACGCATAGCACAGGATGAAGACACGAGCGAGCTCGGCACGAAAGCGGCGAAAATAGCGCTTGAAAGAGCGAATTTGACGGCTAAAGATATCGATGCCGTCATCTGCGCCACTATCTCGCCCGATCATCTTTGCATGCCATCAACCGCCTGCAAGATCGCCAAAAACTTAGGCATCGACGCCGTTACGGCCTTTGATATAAGCGCGGCGTGCACGGGATTTATCTACCTGCTCGAGCTTGCAAAATCTCTAGTAGAAAGCGGCGGTAAAAAAAACGTGCTTATAATCGGAGCCGAAAAACTAAGCAAGATCGTAGATTGGACGGATAGGGCGACTTGCATACTCTTTGGCGACGGAGCGGGTGCAGCGGTCGTGAGCGGACGCGAATCAAACGAGATCATAGACGTTCACACGGCAGCCGATGGCAACTACGCAAATTTACTCATCACGCCCGGCGGAGACGAGAGATTTATCAAGATGTCCGGCAACGAAGTCTTTAAAATCGCCGTCCAGACGCTAACCAAAGATGTCGTAAATATCCTGGATAAAAACCGAATCTCAAGCGATAAAGTCGATCTTTTTATCCCGCATCAGGCAAATTTACGCATCATCGAAGCCGTAAAACAAAGACTAAATTTCACGAACGAGCAATGCGTCGTAACGGTCGGAAAATACGGCAACACAAGCTCGGCCTCCATACCGATGGCGATGAACGAAGCATATGAAGCGGGCAGGCTCAAAAAAGGCGATTTGATTTTACTGGATGCATTCGGCGGCGGCTTCACGTGGGGTTCGGCGCTGTTAAAATTCGGCGGCGAAAACTACGGCAAATAG
- a CDS encoding DUF2920 family protein gives MIINKTYEIPSCDDVELGVKRESVLEFKLCYDDEKAIRALVFIVPGLGGDANENYRERLAQFVASEFEVAVASVNYHCIGNRPQTGATYFLDEIDKIILKNKCLKIGIKAPDYIADYFLLKLDDEITARKNNGILPGDFKLEISLTLQPTKNEYQNFGVMQAQDVINAALFIKANPPFKPATDINELPVVLVGSSHGAYINALAAKFAPWLIDGLIDNSSYAKLFWELIGFGKEVNYLKFYGYSTDTHFDNILVYVSDKTMWTLNESSPNYFSQAHEDIRNILNIEHLKIQSAYPKPIYVGYHCAVSDHCAPPEEKSELYDKLQKLGFDATLYMIKDESELDGRFLKKLTHGLDMSIKLLIAKELPPMLEKIASRKKQICENKSISYISDDLEYKFFEADGKINLQVKKQI, from the coding sequence ATGATAATAAACAAAACATACGAAATTCCATCCTGCGACGACGTAGAGCTTGGCGTAAAGCGAGAATCCGTGTTAGAATTTAAGCTATGCTACGACGATGAAAAGGCGATCAGGGCCCTTGTTTTTATAGTGCCCGGTCTTGGCGGCGATGCGAACGAAAACTATAGAGAGCGCTTAGCGCAATTCGTAGCTAGCGAATTTGAAGTAGCCGTAGCGAGTGTGAATTATCACTGCATCGGCAACAGGCCTCAAACCGGAGCGACGTATTTTTTAGACGAGATCGACAAAATCATCCTTAAAAATAAATGCCTGAAAATCGGAATAAAAGCCCCGGACTACATAGCCGACTACTTTTTGTTAAAGCTAGACGACGAGATAACTGCGAGAAAAAATAACGGCATTTTACCCGGCGACTTTAAGCTGGAAATCTCACTTACGCTACAACCGACTAAAAACGAATATCAAAATTTCGGCGTTATGCAAGCCCAAGACGTGATAAATGCCGCGCTTTTTATCAAAGCAAACCCGCCGTTTAAACCCGCGACCGATATAAACGAGCTACCCGTAGTCTTAGTCGGCAGTTCGCACGGCGCCTACATAAATGCTTTGGCGGCAAAATTTGCGCCATGGTTAATAGACGGCCTCATCGACAATAGTAGCTACGCAAAGCTCTTTTGGGAGCTTATCGGATTTGGCAAGGAGGTCAATTATCTTAAATTTTACGGATATTCGACCGATACGCACTTTGACAACATCCTAGTTTATGTCTCCGACAAAACTATGTGGACGTTAAACGAGTCCTCGCCCAACTACTTCTCTCAAGCGCATGAAGACATAAGAAACATATTAAATATCGAACACTTAAAAATCCAAAGCGCATACCCGAAGCCTATTTACGTCGGCTATCACTGCGCCGTAAGCGACCACTGCGCGCCGCCCGAAGAAAAAAGCGAGCTCTACGACAAACTGCAAAAGCTCGGCTTTGACGCGACCTTATATATGATAAAAGACGAGAGCGAACTTGACGGCAGATTTCTCAAAAAGCTAACGCACGGCCTGGATATGTCCATCAAGCTTTTGATCGCCAAGGAGCTGCCGCCGATGCTAGAAAAGATAGCCTCCCGCAAGAAACAAATTTGCGAGAATAAAAGCATAAGCTATATTTCAGACGATTTGGAATACAAATTTTTCGAGGCGGACGGTAAGATAAATTTACAGGTCAAAAAACAAATTTAG
- the serC gene encoding 3-phosphoserine/phosphohydroxythreonine transaminase — protein MNRKLNFSAGPSALPLSVLERAQNELTDYQGKGFSIMEISHRSKIYEEVHYGAMAKARELYGIGEEFDVLFLQGGAHLQFAMIPLNLAAKGVAQYADTGVWTSKAIKEAANVGVSYEVVASSKETSYDRIPEVKFSDDAAYGYVCTNNTIYGTQYRELPRSKAPLVVDASSDFFSRPIDFTDVGLLYGGAQKNAGPSGVTVVIIRKDLLERACMERTPTMLRYDTHANAASLYNTPPTFGIYLLNLTLGWVQEQGGLAGVDRINEQKAALLYGAIDGSGGFYKGHAQKDSRSLMNVSFTIANRELEAAFISESESAGMLGLKGHRHVGGIRASIYNAVSIENVRTLAEFMKEFARKNG, from the coding sequence ATGAATAGAAAGCTAAATTTTAGCGCGGGACCTTCGGCTCTGCCTCTTAGCGTGCTTGAGCGCGCGCAAAACGAGCTCACGGACTATCAGGGCAAGGGCTTTTCGATAATGGAAATCAGCCACCGAAGTAAAATTTACGAAGAGGTGCACTACGGCGCGATGGCGAAGGCACGCGAGCTATACGGCATCGGCGAGGAATTTGACGTGCTATTTTTGCAAGGGGGCGCGCATTTGCAGTTTGCGATGATACCGCTAAATTTAGCCGCCAAAGGCGTCGCGCAGTACGCAGACACGGGCGTATGGACTAGCAAGGCGATAAAAGAGGCCGCAAATGTCGGCGTATCCTACGAAGTAGTCGCCAGCAGCAAGGAAACCTCCTACGACCGCATCCCTGAGGTTAAATTTAGTGATGACGCCGCATACGGCTACGTCTGCACGAACAACACCATCTACGGCACGCAGTACCGCGAGCTGCCTCGCTCCAAAGCTCCGCTAGTAGTCGATGCGTCGAGCGATTTTTTCTCGCGGCCGATTGATTTCACGGACGTGGGGCTGCTATACGGCGGCGCGCAGAAAAATGCCGGCCCAAGCGGCGTAACCGTCGTCATCATCCGCAAGGACCTGCTAGAACGAGCCTGCATGGAGCGCACTCCGACGATGCTTCGCTACGACACGCACGCTAACGCTGCGTCGCTATACAACACGCCGCCGACGTTTGGCATATATCTGCTAAATTTGACGCTGGGCTGGGTGCAAGAACAGGGCGGTCTAGCGGGCGTAGACCGGATCAATGAGCAAAAGGCGGCGCTGCTTTACGGCGCGATCGACGGTTCTGGCGGCTTTTACAAAGGTCACGCGCAAAAAGATAGCCGCTCGCTGATGAACGTTAGCTTTACCATCGCAAACCGCGAGCTGGAGGCGGCCTTTATCTCCGAGTCCGAAAGTGCGGGCATGCTGGGACTAAAAGGACACCGTCACGTAGGCGGTATCAGGGCCTCGATATACAATGCCGTAAGTATCGAAAACGTGCGGACTTTGGCTGAGTTTATGAAAGAATTTGCGAGGAAAAACGGGTAA
- a CDS encoding CYTH and CHAD domain-containing protein, producing the protein MIEIERKFILRDAAVISELKARDIGTEQKEVTQIYVKITPLEEIRFREASGVFTITQKSGIGLAREENESETDAKSFKKALKNVVAAPIKKTRFLFRLDGAACNVDIFHGALEGLVTLEAEFASEREAAEFNPPEFIAAHIASEVTEDERYKNKNLALFGLPQGKFDAQKSIEILQNSPELELNLPSYIGAMDAMRTVFFQIFTMLGKRLNEYASSSDAEALHQIRINLRKTRSLLKLFTLVFDRKTACYFLLNFKKLAELTNQKRDIDVFCEFLQRQKGFEAIASELENLSKTLAQSVQAELQSDEANEILRDWEVFLREGSDFFKGELGDAPIKKLAAKSMRAQILRLKKSLSNLSQTTENAQFHKCRIEIKRLRYLSEIFGSGFDFPAARKCFKKTKILQEVFGSLQDADVWLGLFAYIKIGAQEKRLDKLQSKIYKKIYELRSEILDSKPKILKSLTKLSHGLKIYYI; encoded by the coding sequence TTGATAGAGATCGAGCGTAAATTTATCCTGCGTGACGCCGCCGTCATAAGCGAGCTAAAGGCCCGCGACATCGGCACCGAGCAAAAAGAGGTGACGCAAATTTACGTCAAAATCACTCCGCTTGAGGAGATTAGATTTCGCGAGGCTTCGGGCGTTTTTACGATCACGCAAAAATCAGGCATCGGTCTAGCGCGCGAGGAAAATGAGAGCGAAACGGACGCCAAAAGCTTTAAAAAAGCCCTAAAAAACGTAGTCGCCGCTCCGATAAAAAAGACGAGATTTTTATTTCGGCTTGATGGCGCTGCTTGCAACGTCGATATTTTTCACGGCGCTTTAGAGGGGCTTGTGACTTTAGAGGCCGAGTTTGCTAGCGAGCGCGAGGCGGCGGAGTTTAACCCGCCCGAGTTTATCGCCGCGCACATAGCTAGCGAGGTCACGGAGGATGAGCGCTATAAAAATAAAAATTTAGCGCTTTTTGGCTTGCCGCAGGGCAAATTTGACGCACAAAAGAGCATTGAGATTTTACAAAACAGCCCGGAGCTGGAGCTAAATTTACCGAGCTACATCGGCGCGATGGATGCGATGCGGACGGTGTTTTTTCAGATTTTTACGATGCTTGGCAAACGCCTAAACGAATACGCAAGCTCTAGCGATGCCGAGGCGCTACACCAGATCCGCATAAATTTGCGCAAAACCCGCTCTTTGCTCAAACTTTTCACTCTCGTTTTCGACCGAAAAACGGCTTGCTATTTTCTGCTAAATTTTAAAAAACTAGCCGAGCTAACTAATCAAAAGCGCGATATAGACGTATTTTGCGAGTTTTTGCAAAGGCAAAAAGGCTTTGAGGCGATAGCTAGCGAGCTGGAAAATTTAAGCAAAACTCTAGCCCAAAGCGTCCAAGCCGAGCTACAAAGCGACGAAGCGAACGAAATTTTGCGCGACTGGGAGGTATTTTTACGCGAGGGGAGCGACTTTTTTAAAGGCGAGCTAGGAGACGCGCCGATAAAAAAACTCGCCGCAAAATCCATGAGAGCTCAAATTTTACGCCTTAAAAAATCTCTCTCGAATTTGAGCCAAACCACCGAAAACGCACAGTTTCATAAGTGTCGCATCGAGATAAAAAGGCTGAGATACTTAAGCGAGATTTTCGGCAGCGGTTTTGACTTCCCTGCGGCTAGAAAATGCTTTAAAAAGACCAAAATTTTACAAGAAGTTTTCGGCTCGCTGCAAGACGCCGACGTCTGGCTGGGGCTATTTGCATATATAAAAATAGGCGCCCAAGAGAAGCGCCTGGACAAGCTTCAGAGCAAAATTTACAAAAAAATCTACGAGCTACGAAGCGAAATTTTGGACTCAAAGCCTAAAATTTTAAAAAGCCTCACAAAGCTTTCGCACGGCTTAAAAATCTACTATATCTAA
- the ubiE gene encoding bifunctional demethylmenaquinone methyltransferase/2-methoxy-6-polyprenyl-1,4-benzoquinol methylase UbiE, with protein MEKQEKIVQMFNDIAPTYDLANRVLSMGADVSWRKIACKTVLSNFKDSSVNIVDVACGTGDMMGFWQKTAGEFNAKIENLIGIDPSSGMLAVAKQKFPEFKFIEALATQTTLDSGSMDVLSISYGIRNVVERGAALREFNRVLKTGGYVVVLEFTKRKKSGLLTGARDFYLSKILPKIGGFISKNQEAYEYLPSSIEGFLDAKSFADELAAAGFEMRLCKGFSMDISTLFIAQKAREC; from the coding sequence ATGGAAAAACAAGAAAAAATAGTTCAAATGTTTAACGACATCGCGCCCACCTACGACCTAGCAAACCGCGTGCTGAGCATGGGTGCGGACGTGAGCTGGCGCAAGATCGCCTGCAAAACGGTTCTAAGCAATTTCAAAGACTCAAGCGTAAATATCGTAGACGTCGCATGCGGCACGGGCGATATGATGGGCTTTTGGCAAAAGACGGCTGGCGAGTTTAACGCAAAAATCGAAAATCTAATCGGCATCGATCCCTCAAGCGGCATGCTCGCAGTCGCTAAGCAAAAATTTCCCGAGTTTAAATTTATCGAGGCGCTAGCCACGCAAACGACGCTTGATAGCGGCTCGATGGACGTGCTAAGCATCAGCTACGGCATCAGAAACGTGGTCGAAAGGGGGGCCGCGCTAAGAGAGTTTAACAGGGTGCTAAAAACGGGCGGATACGTCGTAGTGCTAGAATTTACTAAGCGCAAAAAAAGCGGCCTTCTCACTGGCGCTCGCGACTTTTATCTAAGCAAAATTTTGCCTAAAATAGGCGGCTTTATCTCCAAAAATCAAGAAGCCTACGAGTACCTGCCAAGCTCGATCGAGGGCTTTTTAGACGCCAAAAGCTTTGCGGACGAACTAGCTGCCGCGGGCTTTGAGATGCGCCTTTGCAAGGGCTTTTCGATGGATATTTCTACTCTTTTCATCGCGCAAAAGGCGCGTGAGTGCTAA
- the xseA gene encoding exodeoxyribonuclease VII large subunit, with protein MLSVSELNEQAKTLLETTFSYVEVGGEISRLVKHGSGHWYFTLKDEKAAISAVIYKFNAAKLKFDVADGMKVALYGKISLYSPSGSYQFIATLIRPSGEGELELAFKQLKARLESEGLFDISRKKPLPKFPRKIALVTSKTSAALQDMLRIASQRWAPAEIIVFDSLTQGETAPASLIRALKRADTSGADAIVLARGGGSREDLWCFNDENLAREIYAARTPVISAVGHEIDYVISDFAADFRAPTPSAAMAALLPDAGELMQSIDRLSEAADAAFMRVWERKFNALAMMRARFSQASLEQKIARKEQILLNLRQVLDAAAQTKLLKFENALKLARAAYAQQESFFAQISNFVRVQKDGKTVNLSELKPGDRIALSSVNASKEAEIL; from the coding sequence GTGCTAAGCGTCAGCGAGCTAAACGAGCAGGCCAAAACGCTGCTTGAGACGACGTTTTCCTACGTCGAAGTGGGGGGCGAGATCTCTCGGCTCGTTAAACACGGCTCCGGACACTGGTACTTCACGCTAAAAGACGAAAAGGCCGCGATCTCGGCGGTCATTTATAAATTTAACGCCGCCAAGCTCAAATTTGACGTCGCAGACGGCATGAAAGTCGCTCTCTACGGCAAAATTTCGCTCTACTCGCCAAGCGGCAGCTATCAGTTTATCGCAACTCTCATACGCCCAAGCGGCGAAGGCGAGCTCGAGCTTGCATTTAAGCAGCTAAAAGCGCGGCTTGAGAGCGAAGGGCTTTTTGATATCTCGCGCAAAAAGCCACTACCTAAATTTCCCCGCAAGATCGCGCTAGTGACGTCAAAAACCTCGGCCGCGCTGCAAGACATGCTGCGTATCGCTTCGCAGCGCTGGGCGCCGGCGGAAATCATAGTTTTTGACTCGCTAACGCAAGGCGAAACCGCGCCCGCCTCGCTCATACGCGCCCTAAAAAGAGCCGATACAAGCGGTGCGGATGCGATCGTGCTGGCACGCGGAGGCGGTAGTAGAGAGGATCTATGGTGCTTTAACGACGAAAATCTAGCCCGCGAGATCTACGCGGCGCGCACGCCCGTGATATCGGCCGTCGGACACGAGATTGATTACGTCATCAGCGATTTTGCGGCAGACTTTCGCGCTCCGACACCAAGCGCGGCGATGGCTGCGCTACTGCCCGATGCAGGCGAGCTAATGCAGAGCATAGACAGGCTAAGCGAGGCGGCGGACGCGGCCTTTATGCGCGTTTGGGAGCGTAAATTTAACGCTCTAGCCATGATGAGAGCGAGATTTTCTCAGGCGAGTTTAGAGCAAAAAATCGCTCGCAAAGAGCAAATTTTGCTAAATTTAAGGCAGGTTTTAGACGCCGCCGCGCAAACTAAGCTGCTCAAATTTGAAAACGCGCTAAAACTAGCTCGCGCCGCATATGCGCAGCAAGAGTCGTTTTTCGCACAGATTTCAAATTTCGTCCGAGTACAAAAGGACGGCAAAACGGTAAATCTAAGCGAGCTAAAACCCGGCGACCGCATCGCGCTAAGCTCGGTAAACGCAAGCAAAGAGGCGGAGATTTTGTAA
- a CDS encoding DUF1266 domain-containing protein, whose translation MNKVFNPNNIFAFPLKAYDLQNVFFCKELLEERFFCISEDYESSFYRSPNALREAYQVVLEEDVMNYIKKLDKHIYECILFNFLYKIKDELETLSFDEFNKILTDEEIKKEFKNFGVSFDKDDFNEDDFVDKKAEFMQIAEDFYKNENLRKFIEFCADTSDILAVCEKQNIRAYDYASIIALAIIGFEDLYLRQKKYEKIVNFYGEKILSEFNGWDEFIASFMLGELYKNSFEKKEDDEDDYEIISNLRLTYNALTLPYDIFQMSGIWENSVENAKEKLVPILEKRLDKNETREQKELYEKKRKYYEGECAKLGLNTQDFTQILNIFYEEFYAPFRNLETDYLFSETEKDIVTPFTTLKGDDTLYKDSSSGILFEVFYACVSYFNETKRNSHYSLFEAANKFLKRHKLGLKRNDLPIELPLIIFKNALITTKAVYLQSGFLKVKRIAWANVKFSAKVFTFEDIEYRFSSEDVFVLSLNFSDFIAKNLNLRKKVIEELGYEVKALELAFNNLKKRFS comes from the coding sequence ATGAATAAGGTTTTTAACCCCAACAACATTTTCGCTTTTCCTCTTAAGGCGTATGATTTGCAGAACGTTTTCTTTTGCAAGGAGCTGTTAGAAGAGCGATTTTTTTGTATTTCCGAGGACTACGAGAGTAGTTTTTACAGATCCCCAAACGCACTGCGGGAAGCTTACCAAGTAGTTTTAGAAGAAGATGTTATGAACTATATAAAAAAGCTGGACAAGCATATTTACGAATGCATTTTATTTAACTTTTTATATAAAATAAAAGATGAGCTTGAGACGCTAAGCTTTGATGAGTTTAATAAAATTTTAACCGATGAGGAGATAAAAAAAGAGTTTAAAAATTTCGGCGTATCCTTTGATAAAGACGATTTTAACGAAGATGACTTTGTCGATAAAAAAGCCGAATTTATGCAAATCGCCGAGGATTTTTATAAAAATGAAAATTTACGCAAATTTATCGAATTTTGCGCCGATACGAGCGATATACTCGCTGTTTGCGAAAAACAAAACATAAGAGCTTACGATTACGCATCCATAATAGCATTGGCGATAATCGGCTTTGAGGATTTATATTTGAGGCAAAAAAAATATGAAAAAATCGTAAATTTCTACGGTGAAAAAATTCTTAGCGAATTTAACGGCTGGGACGAATTTATCGCCAGCTTTATGCTTGGAGAGCTATACAAAAACAGTTTTGAGAAAAAAGAGGATGACGAAGACGACTATGAAATAATAAGCAATCTTAGGCTCACTTATAACGCCCTAACGCTTCCTTACGATATATTTCAAATGAGCGGCATCTGGGAGAACAGCGTAGAGAATGCGAAAGAAAAGCTGGTTCCTATTCTAGAAAAGCGCCTAGATAAAAATGAAACCCGCGAGCAAAAAGAGCTTTATGAGAAAAAGAGAAAATATTACGAAGGAGAGTGCGCCAAACTCGGCTTAAATACTCAGGATTTTACGCAAATTCTAAATATTTTTTATGAGGAATTTTACGCTCCGTTTAGAAATTTAGAGACCGATTATCTGTTTAGCGAAACCGAAAAAGACATCGTAACGCCGTTTACTACGCTTAAAGGCGACGATACTTTATATAAAGATTCGTCAAGCGGCATATTATTCGAAGTCTTTTACGCTTGCGTTTCGTATTTTAACGAGACCAAACGCAATAGCCATTATAGCTTATTCGAGGCGGCGAATAAATTTTTAAAACGACACAAACTCGGACTAAAAAGAAACGACCTACCGATAGAGTTGCCGCTTATCATCTTTAAAAACGCCCTAATTACGACAAAAGCCGTTTATCTTCAAAGCGGGTTTTTAAAAGTGAAAAGGATAGCTTGGGCGAACGTTAAATTTTCGGCAAAAGTTTTTACGTTTGAGGATATCGAATATCGCTTTAGTAGCGAAGATGTTTTTGTTCTATCACTAAATTTTTCTGATTTTATAGCCAAGAACTTGAATCTTAGAAAAAAGGTCATAGAAGAGCTTGGGTATGAAGTAAAGGCGCTTGAACTAGCTTTTAACAATCTAAAAAAGCGTTTTAGCTAA
- a CDS encoding CsgG/HfaB family protein, whose product MKNLKFLLAACAAMLITGCATERSRVVETPKVQTLNTAYQGQKIAVSIGRFSNQSSYQNGVFSDGEDRLGNQAQTILISNLQQSGRFSVLDRSNMRAIKEESALNKEAQNIKGARYVITGDVTEFGRKTTGDHQLFGILGKGKTQTAYAKVNLNVVDVKNSEVIYSTQGAGEYELSNREVLGFGGSAGYDSTLNGKVLSLAIIEAVNNLTRGLESGAFNAK is encoded by the coding sequence ATGAAAAACCTCAAATTTTTACTAGCCGCATGCGCCGCGATGCTGATAACGGGCTGCGCGACAGAGCGATCTCGCGTGGTCGAAACGCCAAAAGTTCAAACCCTAAACACAGCCTATCAAGGACAAAAGATCGCCGTCTCGATCGGCCGCTTTAGCAACCAGTCATCATACCAAAACGGCGTATTTTCAGACGGCGAGGACAGACTAGGCAACCAAGCCCAAACCATCCTCATCTCAAATTTACAGCAAAGCGGGCGCTTTTCGGTGCTTGACCGCAGCAACATGCGCGCCATCAAAGAAGAAAGCGCGCTAAACAAAGAGGCGCAAAACATCAAGGGCGCAAGATACGTCATCACGGGCGACGTGACGGAGTTTGGCCGCAAAACTACGGGCGACCATCAACTTTTCGGGATACTTGGCAAAGGCAAAACCCAAACCGCCTACGCAAAGGTAAATCTTAACGTCGTGGACGTGAAAAACTCCGAGGTGATCTACTCCACTCAGGGCGCCGGCGAGTATGAGCTCTCAAACCGCGAAGTACTGGGCTTTGGCGGAAGCGCTGGGTATGATTCGACGCTAAACGGCAAGGTGCTAAGCCTAGCCATCATCGAGGCCGTAAATAACCTAACGCGCGGGCTTGAAAGCGGCGCTTTTAACGCGAAATAA
- a CDS encoding DUF4810 domain-containing protein translates to MRFKTLANFALASAAALLLSGCADDSPRQLYYWDGAYTGSVYEYLTEEGDAGAQIAALEESLQKAYQRAAKVPPGLHAHLGLLYLSQGNGAKFKAYVEKEAELYPESRDYAMFLLNQNGKTAGAVGKSAANLSDKDANLGTWSQEKVGAGAANLNNQAKGIDDGRNGGKFDTKSSNLDDSSKSDLKSEADGSNLSSNAKGQNSSEQNLKEKQTKPAEFSSNTSAISSEQRSKNAAKTSKTAKGSQNEK, encoded by the coding sequence TTGCGCTTTAAAACTCTAGCAAATTTCGCGCTCGCCTCCGCCGCTGCCCTGCTACTCTCGGGCTGCGCGGACGACTCTCCTAGGCAGCTATACTACTGGGACGGCGCCTACACGGGCTCGGTCTACGAGTATCTAACCGAAGAAGGCGACGCGGGCGCACAGATCGCAGCGCTCGAGGAAAGCCTGCAAAAAGCCTATCAAAGAGCCGCCAAAGTCCCTCCCGGACTGCACGCGCATCTGGGCCTGCTCTATCTTTCGCAAGGAAACGGGGCTAAATTTAAAGCCTACGTCGAAAAAGAAGCCGAGCTCTATCCCGAGTCGCGCGACTACGCGATGTTTTTGCTAAATCAAAACGGCAAAACGGCGGGCGCGGTAGGCAAATCTGCGGCAAATTTGAGCGATAAAGACGCAAATTTAGGCACATGGTCGCAGGAAAAAGTCGGCGCAGGCGCGGCAAATTTAAACAACCAAGCCAAAGGCATCGACGACGGGCGAAACGGCGGCAAATTTGACACTAAAAGCTCAAATTTAGACGACAGCTCAAAAAGCGACCTAAAATCTGAAGCCGACGGGTCAAATTTAAGCTCGAATGCCAAAGGCCAAAATTCAAGCGAGCAAAATTTAAAAGAAAAACAAACAAAGCCCGCCGAATTTAGCTCAAACACGAGCGCAATAAGCTCCGAACAAAGAAGTAAAAACGCCGCCAAAACGAGCAAGACCGCAAAAGGAAGCCAAAATGAAAAATAA
- a CDS encoding DUF799 domain-containing protein: MKNKIKSALLGAFAVLFLGACAGSQPQIYDYSAFLQTKPRSIVVMMPTSDAAEIKASAAVLANALYPLSEAGYYVFSPALVNETFKNNGIYDAAEIAQVSAYKLKRIFGADAALYLNVADYGTSYMLLSSVTRVSVAATLVDLNTSAVLWQKSAAAANDSGGGRGNLIGMLVSALVKQIADSVSDASFDLSAHADAILFSTDCKDCLLYGPYSPRYGQDRQLGGGK; encoded by the coding sequence ATGAAAAATAAAATAAAATCGGCGCTTCTTGGCGCGTTTGCGGTGCTGTTTTTGGGCGCGTGCGCAGGCTCGCAGCCGCAGATATACGACTACTCGGCGTTTTTGCAGACCAAGCCTCGCTCGATCGTCGTTATGATGCCCACCAGCGACGCAGCCGAGATAAAGGCCTCCGCGGCAGTGCTGGCAAACGCACTCTATCCGCTTAGCGAGGCTGGATATTACGTATTTTCGCCCGCACTCGTAAATGAGACCTTTAAAAACAACGGTATCTACGATGCAGCAGAGATCGCGCAGGTTTCCGCGTATAAGCTAAAGCGGATATTCGGCGCCGACGCAGCGCTCTACCTCAACGTCGCGGACTACGGCACCTCGTATATGCTGCTTAGCAGCGTCACGCGCGTGAGCGTAGCAGCGACTCTGGTCGATCTAAACACGAGCGCCGTGCTCTGGCAAAAAAGCGCGGCGGCGGCAAACGACTCCGGCGGCGGCAGGGGCAACCTCATCGGCATGCTAGTCTCCGCGCTCGTTAAACAAATCGCCGACTCGGTCTCGGACGCGAGCTTTGACCTCTCGGCGCACGCGGACGCGATTTTGTTTAGCACAGATTGCAAAGACTGCTTGCTCTACGGCCCGTATTCGCCGCGATACGGCCAGGATAGACAGCTTGGCGGCGGTAAATAA